One window from the genome of [Clostridium] celerecrescens 18A encodes:
- a CDS encoding GyrI-like domain-containing protein, with product MDFERVELKEKKVVGLLARTNNASPDIGNVIGGLWESFYGKGVYTAIKNKSNDKALGIYTDYVENELDDYNVIVACEVEAADELPEGTVARNIPAGTYAKFVVRGNMIEAVAKFWQELWKIDLPRTFVCDFEEYQNGDMEDALIHIYIGLKD from the coding sequence ATGGACTTTGAGAGAGTTGAGCTTAAGGAAAAAAAGGTAGTGGGGCTGTTGGCCCGGACAAACAACGCGTCACCGGATATAGGAAATGTGATCGGGGGTCTTTGGGAGAGCTTTTACGGGAAGGGAGTTTATACCGCTATAAAAAATAAGAGCAATGATAAGGCCCTGGGGATCTATACGGATTATGTAGAAAATGAATTAGATGATTACAATGTCATAGTGGCATGTGAAGTAGAAGCAGCGGATGAGCTCCCGGAAGGTACGGTGGCAAGGAACATTCCGGCAGGAACGTATGCCAAATTTGTAGTAAGGGGAAATATGATAGAGGCGGTTGCAAAATTCTGGCAGGAGCTTTGGAAGATAGATCTGCCAAGAACTTTTGTATGCGATTTTGAAGAGTATCAGAATGGGGACATGGAAGATGCACTGATCCATATTTATATCGGTTTAAAGGATTAA
- a CDS encoding MFS transporter → MNKDYTKTVRACFMSYIVQAIINNFVPLLFLTFQSEYGISLSRITMLVTFNFGIQLIVDLLSAGIVDRVGYRASMITAHILSAVGLVSLTILPGLFSQAWIGLFAAVVIYAAGGGLLEVLVSPIVEACPTDNKEKAMSMLHSFYCWGHVGVVLVSTIFFSIAGVKNWRLLALFWALIPFVNMFLFFKVPIAPLVEEADGLSLKGLIRKRIFWGFMLLMVCAGASEQAVSQWASAFAEKGLGVSKAIGDLAGPMLFATMMGISRALYGKYGEKVNLKKMMIASGILCIGSYFLIALSPFPALGLLGCGLCGLSVGIMWPGSFSMASASIRGGGTAMFAFLALAGDLGCSGGPTFVGVVSGYFGNNLKIGILGAVLFPVILVFTLIHFYRADRKTDGFMKNNQEQMNYDI, encoded by the coding sequence ATGAATAAAGATTATACCAAAACCGTCCGTGCCTGTTTCATGAGCTATATCGTGCAGGCGATCATTAACAATTTTGTACCTCTTTTATTTCTGACGTTTCAGTCAGAGTATGGCATTTCCTTATCCAGAATTACCATGCTTGTGACTTTTAATTTTGGAATTCAGCTGATCGTGGATTTGCTTTCTGCGGGCATCGTCGACCGGGTCGGTTACCGGGCTTCCATGATAACGGCCCATATACTGTCAGCGGTTGGTCTGGTATCCCTGACCATTCTGCCTGGATTGTTTTCCCAGGCATGGATCGGTCTTTTTGCAGCAGTGGTCATCTACGCAGCGGGAGGCGGCCTTTTGGAGGTCCTGGTCAGCCCTATTGTAGAAGCCTGTCCAACGGATAATAAGGAAAAGGCCATGAGCATGCTTCATTCCTTTTATTGCTGGGGGCATGTGGGAGTAGTCCTGGTGTCCACCATATTTTTCAGCATTGCCGGGGTTAAAAACTGGAGGCTGCTGGCGCTTTTCTGGGCGCTGATTCCTTTTGTCAACATGTTTTTATTTTTTAAGGTACCCATTGCTCCGCTTGTGGAAGAGGCGGATGGCCTTTCCTTAAAGGGACTCATTAGAAAACGGATATTCTGGGGATTCATGCTTCTCATGGTATGTGCCGGAGCCAGCGAACAGGCGGTAAGCCAGTGGGCATCCGCTTTTGCAGAGAAGGGACTTGGAGTGAGCAAGGCCATAGGAGACCTTGCAGGTCCCATGCTTTTTGCCACAATGATGGGAATCTCCAGGGCTCTTTATGGAAAGTACGGAGAAAAGGTGAATTTAAAAAAGATGATGATTGCAAGCGGAATCCTGTGCATAGGTTCTTATTTTCTGATCGCTCTTTCTCCTTTTCCTGCGCTGGGCCTTTTGGGCTGCGGATTGTGCGGTCTGTCTGTGGGAATCATGTGGCCCGGTTCCTTTAGCATGGCCTCTGCCTCCATACGAGGTGGAGGGACCGCAATGTTTGCATTTCTGGCTCTGGCGGGGGACCTGGGCTGTTCCGGTGGGCCAACCTTTGTAGGCGTTGTTTCCGGATATTTTGGAAACAACTTAAAAATCGGAATATTGGGGGCAGTCCTGTTCCCCGTTATTCTGGTCTTCACCCTGATCCACTTTTACAGAGCAGACAGAAAAACAGATGGTTTCATGAAAAATAATCAGGAACAAATGAATTACGACATATAG
- a CDS encoding AraC family transcriptional regulator, with translation MQSTKILTDESMMELVSHGSTTFPFQYYYEDVGKFDHNCIDWHWHREFELVSVTEGILQCSISNINYILEAGDGIFINSGVIHRFLSAGTAVIPNVLFASDFIAPENSSIYDKYMLPFLTSGISHFVLKRSISWQKDVLSSLSRLYGICENPGPAWELEAHIIICMVWTSLFEHRLEFATMENTGVSRISQARFKGMTCFIEENYWKKITLKDIAASVGVSKREALRCFQCSVPLSPIEYVNKYRLHKAWKLLLQTDRSITDIAEHTGFESTSYFDRLFKREFHITPRKHRDSGEKKAPAEE, from the coding sequence ATGCAAAGTACGAAAATACTCACCGATGAATCCATGATGGAGCTTGTCTCCCACGGCTCCACTACCTTTCCATTTCAATATTATTATGAAGATGTAGGAAAATTCGATCATAATTGCATTGACTGGCACTGGCACAGGGAATTTGAACTTGTGTCTGTAACAGAAGGAATCCTTCAGTGTTCCATCAGCAATATCAATTACATACTGGAGGCTGGGGATGGGATTTTCATCAATTCCGGAGTCATTCACCGCTTTCTTTCAGCCGGGACTGCAGTTATCCCAAACGTTTTGTTTGCATCGGATTTCATTGCTCCTGAAAACAGTTCTATTTATGATAAATACATGCTTCCTTTTCTCACATCAGGTATTTCCCATTTTGTCCTAAAAAGAAGCATTTCCTGGCAAAAAGACGTTCTTTCTTCTCTTTCAAGACTGTATGGCATATGCGAAAATCCAGGTCCAGCCTGGGAGCTGGAGGCCCATATCATCATCTGCATGGTTTGGACCAGCTTGTTTGAACACAGACTGGAATTTGCGACCATGGAAAATACAGGGGTAAGCAGGATTTCCCAGGCCCGTTTTAAAGGCATGACCTGTTTTATTGAAGAAAACTACTGGAAGAAGATAACGTTAAAAGATATCGCCGCATCCGTGGGGGTAAGCAAGCGGGAAGCCCTCCGCTGCTTTCAATGCTCCGTTCCTTTATCACCAATAGAATACGTGAATAAATACCGGCTCCATAAGGCATGGAAGCTGCTCCTACAAACGGACCGCTCCATAACAGACATTGCGGAGCATACCGGATTTGAGAGCACCAGCTATTTTGACCGTTTGTTTAAAAGAGAATTTCATATAACACCCAGGAAGCACCGGGATAGCGGAGAAAAAAAGGCACCAGCAGAAGAATAA